One region of Archocentrus centrarchus isolate MPI-CPG fArcCen1 chromosome 6, fArcCen1, whole genome shotgun sequence genomic DNA includes:
- the foxb1a gene encoding forkhead box protein B1a, whose product MPRPGRNTYSDQKPPYSYISLTAMAIQSCPEKMLPLSEIYKFIMDRFPYYRENTQRWQNSLRHNLSFNDCFIKIPRRPDQPGKGSFWALHPNCGDMFENGSFLRRRKRFKVSPVSDHLAPSKQSDAAHYLQQQAKLRLSALAATGTHLPQMSTYNLGVSQSSTFKHPFAIENIIAREYKVPGSLAFSTMQSMSAGYPLHNQLTTAWPHMYNTSVIDTAAPISMASSDYSAYGVPIKSLCHGGQSLPAIPVPIKPTPTSMPGFSALPPHIPAFLSNSPQSLSPTSPQTATSQSSPATPSETLTSPSTLQSVAVH is encoded by the coding sequence ATGCCTCGTCCGGGGAGAAACACTTACAGCGACCAGAAGCCACCTTACTCCTACATCTCGCTCACTGCCATGGCGATCCAGAGCTGTCCAGAGAAGATGCTGCCTCTCAGTGAAATTTACAAGTTCATCATGGATAGATTCccttattacagagaaaacacccAGCGATGGCAGAACTCTCTGCGGCACAACCTGTCCTTTAACGACTGTTTCATCAAAATCCCCCGGCGCCCAGATCAACCAGGTAAGGGCAGTTTCTGGGCTCTGCACCCCAACTGTGGGGACATGTTTGAGAATGGAAGTTTTTTGAGGCGTCGCAAAAGGTTCAAAGTGTCGCCTGTATCTGATCATTTGGCTCCTAGCAAGCAGTCGGATGCTGCCCATTACCTCCAACAGCAAGCCAAACTGAGACTGAGCGCCCTGGCAGCCACCGGCACACACCTTCCTCAGATGTCAACTTACAACCTCGGAGTGTCTCAGTCATCAACTTTCAAACATCCATTTGCAATTGAGAACATCATCGCCAGAGAGTACAAGGTCCCGGGAAGTCTGGCGTTCTCCACCATGCAGTCCATGTCTGCCGGGTACCCGCTTCACAACCAGCTGACGACAGCCTGGCCCCACATGTACAACACCAGCGTGATTGACACGGCGGCCCCAATATCCATGGCAAGCAGCGACTACAGTGCCTATGGCGTGCCCATAAAATCACTGTGTCACGGGGGACAGTCCTTACCGGCTATTCCTGTACCAATCAAGCCCACCCCGACGTCCATGCCCGGTTTCTCGGCGTTACCTCCCCACATCCCCGCGTTTCTATCAAACTCTCCACAGTCTCTGAGCCCGACGTCCCCACAGACAGCGACGAGCCAAAGCAGCCCCGCAACCCCGAGTGAGACTCTGACGAGCCCCTCCACTCTACAGTCCGTGGCTGTGCACTGA